From the Malus domestica chromosome 17, GDT2T_hap1 genome, one window contains:
- the LOC139193477 gene encoding uncharacterized protein, producing MAINMEIAALEIYGDSKLIINQLLTEYEVRKDDLVPYFRLATQLLQRFEAVTLEHVPRKENQMADALANLASSMALGEDEATNVPVCQRWVIPLVTEMVLSDTNVISILPVNVEEWRQPLINYLEHGMLPDDPKHRSEIRRRAHRFLYYKGTLYRRSFEGVLLRCLGEEEANQAMEEAHSGICGAHQSGPKLHFQLKRMGYYWPSMVKDCLEYAKRCQACQFHANFIHQPPEPLHPTATSWPFDAWGLDVVGPIAPKSSTEEA from the coding sequence atggcaatcaacatggaaatcgcaGCCCTCGAGATAtacggcgactccaagctcataatcaatcaactcctgactgaatatgaggtgaggaaagatgaccTTGTCCCATATTTTCGGCTGGCAACGCAGTTGCTACAAAGGTTtgaggccgtaacactagaacacgtgccaagaaaagagaatcaaatggcagacgctctcgccaacctagcctcgagcatggcattaggagaagacgaagctacaaacgtgccagtctgccaaagatgggtaatcccgcTTGTCACCGAAATGGTATTAAGTGATACAAACGTTATTTCAATACTTCCGGTCAacgttgaagaatggagacagccTCTGATCAACTACTTGGAGCACGGAATGCTTCCAGATGATCCGAaacaccgctctgaaatacgtcgacgagcacatcgcttcctctattacaaagggaCACTCTACCGGCGATCGTTTGAAGGGGTACTTCTAAGATGCCTaggcgaggaagaagccaatcaagccatggaagaagcacactcaggaataTGTGGAGCGCACCAGTCCGGaccaaagcttcatttccagctcaaaagaatgggttattactggccaagcatggtaaagGACTGCCTAGAAtacgccaaaaggtgccaagcctgccaatttcacgccaacttcatacatcaaccgcctgaaccattacaccccacagctacttcatggccgttcgatgcatggggattggatgtCGTAGGACCAATTGCGCCAAAGTCATCTACAGAAGAGGCTTAA